Below is a genomic region from Trichomycterus rosablanca isolate fTriRos1 chromosome 15, fTriRos1.hap1, whole genome shotgun sequence.
aCATGAATCAGTTGAATATCAGAGATGAGTTTAAGCTGAAAAGTGCAGTATGGTATCTAACTGAATTCTTCGTGCAGGTCAGTCAAGGCGGGCACTGAGCTGACCTGGAACTGCTCCTATGAACCTGGCAGTGACCCTGAGCACGAGGTGCCATGCCTGTGTGGTAATGAGAACTGTCAAGCAGTGCTTATCTAAACCTCATAACGGTCATGTGTGTGTAAGCTCTGTACACAGGAAGAGCAAATCTACACTGGAGACCTACGAAAAACATTAACACAGTTTGattgaatgtatttattacattgtTGTAACATGTGGCAGTAAACGATTGGATGTCAGGAAAAGAAAgcatcctgtgtgtgtgtttagggttCATGCCTTTTATAAAATGGTTGTATTTGTATAAATGTTCACTTTCTCAAaatttactgtatatactataAAACAGTCATTAACAACACTGTCTTTTTATACATGcttgaaaataaaaaattttaaaggaTTTAGTGTCTTGGTATTTGCAGTTACAATTATAAAATGCACATAGATTTTTGTATGCAGACATTTCCTACTGGTGTCTTAAAGGATTGTAAGAACAGACAAAATTTAGTTCATTTTGGAACAGTGGAACagacatttacacttttgtcaTTTggcagacgcatttatccatAGCGACCTatggtactgtgacagtatacagtctaggcaattgagggttaagggccttgctttagGTCCCAACagtttgcaacctggcagtggtggggcttgaaccagtgaccttttgattactagtctagtaccttaactactaggctacaactaaccTATATACCATTTAGGTCAGTGCTTTGACAAAATTGGACTAAATGATATATACTGATCAACCAAACCATTAAAACCAACCCCCAAAACCTTTTATTTAACAGCAGTGTATGCCATGATCGGCAGTTTACTAAATGTTGGACCAATTTTAGTTCCTTGCAGTTCATGTGTTTAATGCAGATCAGCAAAGATACCCAAGTGACTTAGTGATAAGGACCAAAACAGCATGGGAATAAGGCTATAGCCTCTGGTACAGAcaaacagaagagctactgtggctcaaattgcagctCATTTTAAGGAATGGTGATGAAATAAATGTTAGGCCAGAGTGCCCGTGCCAACTCAGAGGAAGCTACAATGGGCATAAATGCATGGAATAGATAATAAATTCAAGACCTACACCTTTTAATTCACCAGTACTAAATTTCCTTTATTTCCATATAAAGTGTAGTTGAGCAACAGAACCTGGccagttttcctcccaactTTGTTCAGCTTATATAGAGCTTCTGTAGACATTAGAGACCTTGACCAACAGTATGACACACCCTCAAGCTTTTGTACAGAACACATAAAAGCTAAGCATAATAAGCACTGAACTATATACATGAACATAAGATTAAGACTTCTAAAGTCAAAAGTAGTTATtctagtactggactagtgcagaaggttgctggttcaagccccaccactgccaggttgccactattgggctcctgagcaaggccctcaaccttcAAGTCACTTCaactgtatttagtcacaagtcactttgaataaaagcatctgctaaataccataaGACAACTACttagtatttaaaatattctgCTTATATAAGAAAAACCATATCCAGACAAGccagtaataaaagtaaaattttattaatttaaaaccttaatattaaataacttaaAACTCCTGTGACTGAATCTCCTTGCTGCTGTTGGCATCTCTGGGTGCTTTGGTTTTCTTTGGCAGCAGTTGAGCCTGAATGTTTGGAAGCACGCCACCTTCACTGATGGTGACGCCACCGAGCAGTACGTTCAGCTCCTCGTCGTTCCTCACCGCCAGCTGAATGTGACGGGGAGCAATGCGCAGCTTCTTGTTGTCTCTGCTAGCATTTCCAGCCAGCTCCAGCACCTCAGCACACAGATACTCCAGCACGGCCGTGAGGTACACTGCAGCGCCGCTGCCGATCCTCTGGGCATAGTTTCCCTTCTTCAAGAGACGTGCGATACGGCCCACCGGAAACTGAAGACCTGCCCTCACCGAACGGGACACTTGGGAAGACTTGGGCTTGGCAGCTGCGATAACTTTCTTTCCACGTCCAGACATGATGCAGATCTGCAAAGTTTCAATGAACAGGGATCAACTGGGCTGAAGTGGTAATAAAATACTGTGGTTTAAAGACTCACGTGCTAGTACGTCCAAGAACTATTCCCCACCCACCAAAGATTTTCCTAGGCATTTTTATATGAGGTTACCCCACTAACCTACATCCTTAAACATGAATGTACCACAAGGGCAGCAGGGAAGTTGTTGGCTCATAAAAGGGACAGTAAAAGGGACTAAAGACCAAATAACATTGCCATACAAGAATCAGTTCCCATACAGTAAGTAGATGTTCTTCTACAAATCTGATTACACAAGAGATGCAACCATTAGAAGAAACTTGGAAGATCCCATCCTTTCAGCATATTTTACTCAAGGCTAGGACAGGGTTTGCTGTTTAGCAGACCAAACAAATGCAGGTTTATCCTACAGATT
It encodes:
- the LOC134329421 gene encoding late histone H2A.2.2 codes for the protein MSGRGKKVIAAAKPKSSQVSRSVRAGLQFPVGRIARLLKKGNYAQRIGSGAAVYLTAVLEYLCAEVLELAGNASRDNKKLRIAPRHIQLAVRNDEELNVLLGGVTISEGGVLPNIQAQLLPKKTKAPRDANSSKEIQSQEF